In Calliopsis andreniformis isolate RMS-2024a chromosome 9, iyCalAndr_principal, whole genome shotgun sequence, the genomic window CAAATTTATATACTCTGCtttcaatattaattttttaacattCATATTCATACTTAGTATGTACTTTTTACATTTAAATTTTAGTTGTAATGTTGTGGCCGACAGGTTATTTAATAATATTCCTCGAAgaattgtattctcattctaGTTTAAATTGATCAGCATAAAATCTTAAATTATCCTTTGGCAACACCAACTAGTGCTGGTCTTACTACTCGTTCATGTAATTTGTATCCTAACTTTGATACAACTACAATTGTTCCTGGTTCTTTACCTTGAACTTCCTGTATAAACAAAACACTTTGTTATTCCTTGCCctctataataaaataaaagcatATATAAGTAAAATACATTACTCTTACCTGTTGAAATAGTGCTTCATGCTGATTGGGGTCAAACTTTTCATTCAGTGGATTTAATGAAATTAAACCATGTTTGTTAAATACCTGTGTAAACATATAAAAAgatattcatttttttttttactcaATTTTTTTCACTACAGTaatttgaataaataaattatagttGATTCACCTTGTGTAATTGTGCTTCTGTCATTCTTAATCCCTCATACAAAGTTTTTAAATGTGGATTCTTTTCTGTAAGTTCATCTTTTGGTACACTTTCTGTAGCTTTACCCAAAATATCAGCTACTTCTAAGAGATCTTTGCAAAATCCTTGAATGCCAAACAGCTTTGCATCTTGAATTTGCTTTGTTAATCTAACTCTAAGATTTTCTCCTTCAGCAAGTGCTCTTTTGTATTTATCTTCCAATTCTCCTTTGTAACTCCTAAGCTCTGTTATCTCCTTATTAAGAAGTTCAATATCTgcttttaatttcttttcattCTCTGTAAGGTCTGATAAGGGTGACTCTGCACCATCTGATTTTTTTTCTTCCGTAATTGTACTGTATTCTTGCTTTTGCCAAGAAACATACAATGGCTGAGATAACCTTCAaatgaatataataatcataaaacatACTTCGATTATGTAATTCCTTACAACTCCAAACCCTCCAAAAATAccagaaattaaaaaatagacAAATAACAATATTATTTGATTTTGTTTTTATTACGTTAAGTTTGATTGTATAACACAATAGAACGTATTTTCGTCAATAACATAACCAAATAACATCGTCAACCACAATTCTCTAACGAAACAGAAACGTCagataattttataaaatatatcagGGAACTTTGTAACAATTATTGCAGCATTAGAATAAAAAAGTATTACTTAGTGACCTAACCTCTGCTCTATGAGTTACAAAATGCGTGCAACGAACTACACACGTTGCAACACTATCAAATTAAGAAATCTAGAGCCTTACCTAcataaaatatttctatttatattgtgcaaaCTGTCAATTGTGACACGCGTAAATCTCACTGCAACCGGTATCACAATCGATGCCATGTTCTCACAATTTTTCAGAAAATACCAATCAAGTAATGATGAGATACCGCGATCAACCGCGATCCTCGTGCTTTCCAGTGCTTTTTCAGTGGTTCTCAAATGTTGTTCCTTACACTATGAGTGTATGTGGCGATTAGTAGTATCGATCTAGCGCTATTCTATTGATACTTGTTGATATTTAAAGGTTTTAATTTATCCTTTTTTAAGAAATCATTGTACcgattatatttttataagaaattATTATGTGGTTATATTCTGATAAAATTGATAACTTGTTAGTCAATGATACAACAAATCTTAATATGTTATGTAttctaaaaaaaatttttttaatgattatttaaattttcatcaaatatcagtttaattttgtttatatGCATGTACTGTATACAATTTCAATTCAATAAAGTTTATTTAAACATAATTTGTTATGTAtgaaattattctgtttataattTCAATATTCGAACGtatatcctaggtggctcgttgGTCTAGGGGTATGATTCTCGCTTCGGGTGCGAGAGGTCCCGGGTTCAAATCCCGGACGAGCCCACAaggaatttatttttttttacttttctaTGCTTCTTAATATATACATCGTAATAATATTGTTTATACGTTCATTAATTAAATAGTATGTTTCTATCCTATAATAAAACGAGAAATGATTAATTAATTTGAAAGCACGAAGAACTATCAAACATATCAAACATGGCGCTCGCGTGGAATCCGTCAAAAAAACATAGTGATCGCGAAAGgtatatttatttaaacatttaaatacTTACAGTGTTATTTT contains:
- the Roe1 gene encoding grpE protein homolog, mitochondrial Roe1; the encoded protein is MASIVIPVAVRFTRVTIDSLHNINRNILCRLSQPLYVSWQKQEYSTITEEKKSDGAESPLSDLTENEKKLKADIELLNKEITELRSYKGELEDKYKRALAEGENLRVRLTKQIQDAKLFGIQGFCKDLLEVADILGKATESVPKDELTEKNPHLKTLYEGLRMTEAQLHKVFNKHGLISLNPLNEKFDPNQHEALFQQEVQGKEPGTIVVVSKLGYKLHERVVRPALVGVAKG